A DNA window from Homo sapiens chromosome 8 genomic scaffold, GRCh38.p14 alternate locus group ALT_REF_LOCI_1 HSCHR8_8_CTG1 contains the following coding sequences:
- the KBTBD11 gene encoding kelch repeat and BTB domain-containing protein 11 isoform X1 encodes MEHAVAPCVLYPGTEPGAAGESESEGAASPAQTPCSLGASLCFSSGEESPPQSLASAAEGAATSPPSSGGPRVVERQWEAGSAGAASPEELASPEERACPEEPAAPSPEPRVWLEDPASPEEPGEPAPVPPGFGAVYGEPDLVLEVSGRRLRAHKAVLAARSDYFRARASRDVLRVQGVSLTALRLLLADAYSGRMAGVRPDNVAEVVAGARRLQLPGAAQRATDAVGPQLSLANCYEVLSAAKRQRLNELRDAAYCFMSDHYLEVLREPAVFGRLSGAERDLLLRRRLRAGRAHLLAAALGPAGERAGSRPQSPSGDADARGDAAVYCFHAAAGEWRELTRLPEGAPARGCGLCVLYNYLFVAGGVAPAGPDGRARPSDQVFCYNPATDSWSAVRPLRQARSQLRLLALDGHLYAVGGECLLSVERYDPRADRWAPVAPLPRGAFAVAHEATTCHGEIYVSGGSLFYRLLKYDPRRDEWQECPCSSSRERSADMVALDGFIYRFDLSGSRGEAQAAGPSGVSVSRYHCLAKQWSPCVAPLRLPGGPTGLQPFRCAALDGAIYCVSRAGTWRFQPAREGEAGGDAGQGGGFEALGAPLDVRGVLIPFALSLPEKPPRGEQGAP; translated from the coding sequence ATGGAGCACGCGGTGGCCCCCTGCGTCCTCTACCCAGGGACTGAGCCCGGGGCTGCCGGGGAGAGCGAGAGCGAGGGCGCCGCGTCCCCGGCGCAGACACCCTGCAGTCTCGGCGCGTCCCTGTGCTTCAGCTCCGGGGAAGAGTCCCCGCCGCAGTCCCTCGCCTCAGCGGCGGAAGGCGCGGCCACCTCCCCGCCCTCCAGCGGTGGCCCGCGGGTGGTGGAGCGGCAGTGGGAGGCCGGCAGCGCGGGCGCCGCGTCCCCGGAGGAGCTCGCGTCCCCTGAGGAGCGCGCGTGCCCGGAAGAGCCCGCGGCGCCGTCCCCCGAACCGCGCGTTTGGCTTGAGGACCCCGCGTCCCCCGAGGAGCCCGGGGAGCCCGCGCCCGTACCCCCGGGGTTCGGGGCGGTGTACGGGGAGCCGGACCTGGTGCTGGAGGTGTCGGGGCGCCGGCTGCGCGCGCACAAGGCGGTGCTGGCGGCGCGCAGCGACTACTTCCGCGCGCGCGCGTCGCGGGACGTGCTGCGGGTGCAGGGAGTGAGCCTGACGGCGCTGCGGCTGCTCCTCGCCGACGCCTACAGCGGGCGCATGGCGGGCGTGCGGCCCGACAACGTGGCCGAGGTGGTGGCCGGCGCGCGCCGCCTGCAGCTGCCCGGCGCCGCGCAGCGCGCCACCGACGCCGTGGGGCCGCAGCTGAGCCTGGCCAACTGCTACGAGGTCCTGAGCGCGGCCAAGCGGCAGCGGCTGAACGAGCTGCGCGACGCCGCCTACTGCTTCATGAGCGACCACTATCTGGAGGTGCTGCGCGAGCCCGCCGTGTTCGGCCGCCTGTCGGGCGCAGAGCGGGACCTGCTGCTGCGCCGCCGCCTGCGCGCCGGCCGCGCCCACCTCTTGGCCGCGGCGCTCGGGCCGGCGGGGGAGCGCGCGGGCAGCCGGCCTCAGAGCCCCTCGGGGGACGCGGACGCGCGCGGGGACGCGGCCGTCTACTGCTTCCACGCGGCGGCCGGAGAGTGGCGCGAGCTGACGCGGCTGCCCGAGGGCGCGCCGGCGCGGGGCTGCGGCCTGTGCGTCCTCTACAACTACCTCTTCGTGGCGGGCGGCGTGGCGCCCGCGGGCCCCGACGGCCGCGCGCGCCCGTCCGACCAGGTCTTCTGCTACAACCCGGCCACGGACAGCTGGAGCGCCGTGAGGCCCCTGCGCCAGGCGCGCTCGCAGCTGCGGCTGCTGGCCCTGGACGGTCACCTCTACGCCGTGGGCGGCGAGTGCCTGCTCAGCGTGGAGCGCTACGACCCGCGCGCCGACCGCTGGGCCCCCGTGGCGCCGCTGCCCCGGGGCGCCTTCGCCGTGGCGCATGAGGCCACCACCTGCCACGGCGAGATCTACGTGTCCGGGGGCTCCCTCTTCTATCGCCTGCTCAAGTATGACCCGCGGCGCGACGAGTGGCAGGAGTGCCCGTGCAGCAGCAGCCGCGAGCGCTCGGCCGACATGGTGGCTCTCGACGGCTTCATCTACCGCTTCGATCTGAGCGGCAGCCGCGGCGAGGCGCAGGCGGCGGGGCCGAGCGGGGTCAGCGTGTCCCGATACCACTGCCTGGCCAAGCAGTGGAGCCCGTGCGTCGCGCCCCTGCGCCTCCCCGGCGGCCCCACGGGCCTGCAGCCCTTCCGCTGCGCCGCCCTGGACGGCGCCATCTACTGCGTGAGCCGCGCGGGCACCTGGCGCTTCCAGCCTGCCCGGGAAGGCGAGGCCGGCGGCGACGCAGGCCAGGGCGGCGGCTTCGAGGCGCTGGGCGCCCCCTTGGACGTCCGGGGTGTGCTCATCCCGTTCGCTCTCAGCCTGCCTGAGAAGCCGCCCCGAGGGGAGCAGGGCGCCCCGTAG